TGACAAATGGTTCTTACACGAAATTCAGGATCTTGTTAACTTAGAAAACGAACTTAAGCGCTATACATTAAACAACATCCCTAAAGACATGTTGTTGACATTGAAACAAAAAGGTTTCTCTGATGTACAGATTGCCTGGTTGTTAGGTGTAACGGAAGATGAGGTTTACGATAAGAGAAAAGAACTGGGTATCAAGCGTGTTTATAAAATTGTAGATACCTGTGCTGCGGAATTCCCTGCGCAAACCCCTTATTACTACTCAACATATGAAGGAGAGAACGAATCTGTTCCTTCGGATAAAAAGAAAATTATTGTTCTGGGATCTGGTCCGAATAGAATTGGACAAGGTATTGAGTTCGATTACTCTTGTGTACACGGCTTATTGGCTGCTAAAGAAGAAGGTTTCGAGTCAATCATGGTGAACTGTAATCCGGAGACGGTTTCTACAGATTTTAACATGGCTGATAAACTATACTTCGAGCCAATATTCTGGGAACATGTTAGAGAGATTATCGAATTGGAGAAACCAGAAGGTGTTATTGTTCAGTTAGGTGGTCAAACTGCTCTTAAAATGGCAGAAAAACTACATGAAAGAGGAATCAAAATTATCGGTACTTCTTTCGACAACATGGACATTGCCGAAGATCGCGGGCGCTTCTCTGACTTGTTAAGAGATTTAAATATCCCTTATCCTAGATATGGTGTTGCTGAAAGTGCTGAGGAAGCATTGAAAGTAGCTAACGAAGTAGGATATCCGGTACTGGTAAGACCTTCTTATGTTTTGGGAGGACAAGGGATGAGTATTGTAATCAACGATGAAGATCTGGAAAAAGCGGTAGTGAAGTTGTTAGGTGATTTACCAGGAAACAGGGTATTGATTGATCACTTCTTAGACAGAGCAGAAGAAGCCGAGTCAGATTCAATCTTCGATGGGGAAGATATTCACATTATTGGGTTAATGGAGCATATCGAGCCAGCAGGTATTCACTCGGGAGATTCCAGTGCAGTATTACCTCCATACACATTGTCAGCAAATGTGATTAGCAAAATGGAAGAGTACACAGAAAAGTTAGCAAGAGCATTGGATATTCGTGGATTGATGAACATTCAGTTCGCCATCAAAAACGAAGATGTATATGTGATTGAAGCCAATCCGAGAGCATCAAGAACTGTTCCGTTCATTGCAAAAGCATATGATGTACCTTATGTAAATATCGCAGCTAAGGTTATGTTAGGCACTAAAAAGCTAAAGGACTTTACAATCGAAAGAAAATTAGAAGGTTATGCAATTAAACAACCTGTATTCTCTTACGATAAATTCCCTGAAGTAGCTAAGCAGTTAGGTCCTGAGATGAAATCTACGGGAGAAGCGATCTTGTTTATCAAATCTTTAGAAGATCCTTACTTTGTAAAACTGAATAAAGAAAAGTCTATGTACTTATCAAAATAAGCATTCAATCCCCGAAGTTTCTCTTCGGGGATTTTTTTAGACCCCAAATCTCTTTCTTACGTTTGCTATATAAAGATTATCTTTGATAGAATCCCATTTCTAAATAAACGTAATGAAACCTCAAAAAAATATTAAAGCCCCTAAGATTTCCTTGCTGACTCTTTTTGTTTGTGTTTTATCCCTTTCAGGTAAAACAAATGCAGAGGACAATAAACAAGTTAAAAATAAGGATTGGCAGTTTGAAACACAGCCGTTTTGGTCTGATGAGTTTGATTATAGTGGAAAACCGGACGAAAGGAAGTGGGGATATGATTTAGGTAGTGGAAACAATGGATGGGGAAATCAGGAGTTACAACATTACACGCAGGATATTAAAAATGTACGCGTAGAAAATGGTGTTTTAAAGATTTCGGCTCTGAAGGAAGATATTGAGGGCAAAAAATACAGTTCGGCCCGATTGGTTTCTAAAGGAAAAGGAGATTTTTTATATGGAAGATTTGAATTTAGAGCCAAACTGCCCGAGGGAAGAGGAACCTGGCCTGCTTTGTGGATGTTGCCGACAGATTGGGTATATGGAGGCTGGCCGAAATCTGGCGAGATAGATATTATGGAGCATGTAGGCTATGACAAAAATAATGTTCATGTTACTGTTCATACGGAAGCACACAACGGAATGAAAGGTACACAGAAAGGCAAAGCAAAGATAATTGATGGTGCCACTGCAGATTTTCATCTCTACAGGGTTGATTGGACTCCATATGCTATTAAAGGATATATCGATGATGAAAAGGTCTTCGAATACATAAATGAAGGAAAAGGATTTGAATCGTGGCCCTTTGATAAACGTTTCCACATATTAATGAATGTAGCAATAGGCGGAAGTTGGGGAGGCCAAAAAGGTGTGGATGATACTGTTTTTCCTGCTGTTATGGAAATCGATTATGTGCGGGTTTACAGGATGATTGAGCAAAAGAAATAATAAATTCCCTCATCCGCCCTTTGGGCACCTTCTCCCAGAGGTAGAAGGACAAGATAGGGACAGAAATGCAATTAGGCTGTATCAAAAGCACTTTGTCATTTCTCCTCCTAAAGTAGTCGAAATGACAAAGTTTTTAATTTTTGATGCAGCCCTCTTGTATTTTAATGATTCTCTCCTGTGGCCAGATCAAAAGAAACATTCAAATCATCAGCTCCTCCAGCCTTCACATATTCACTTCTTGGTGAGTTCCAGGGTAATAAAGGATTGGATTTTCTGATACCATGCCTTAAAATAAGGTTTAAAGTAAATGTTGGATTTTCTTTCATTACTTCAAAAACTCCCTTAAGTCCGATGTTGTCCTCGTAGGTATAGTTTAAAACACCGTTAGGTGCACCCGTGAAAAAGAATTGATGCAAATCTACGTCAGCCAATATCTCATCATTAACTAATTCGCCTTTGCTGTATAAACTGATATACATACGGTAAGCATGTCCGACAGTTAAATGATAATGCGATTTATCCGGTTTTCCAGTGGCATCAAACGTTACGGTTAAGGCAGTGCCAAGTTCATGATTGCCATCCGCTTCTAATTCAACAAAAGTTAATACTGTCTTGTCAAATTCTTCCTGATCGGTTTCCGGTACCGGATTATCTTTTTTGCAGGAAGCAATGCTTAGAGAAGCCAAAGCGAAAATCACGATCGTTAATTGTTTAAAGTATTTTTTCATTTTTTTTGTTTTTAAAATTTGTAAGATAATCTGACTACCCAATTTCTTCCGGTATCATAAGTATAATAACGGAATCGGTTGAGATAGTCTTTGTAAGAGGTATTGAATACATTGAATATCGATGTATTAATATCCAGTCGGTTTTCTCCAATTTTATAGCCTATTCCTCCTGTGATATTGAACAAATTGTACGCTGCCGGAGCGGGAGCAAAGTCATTTTGATCGGAATATCGTGTTTGTTTTGCCGAATAAATATGTTCTACGCTGAGGAAGGGTAAAGACCATTTTTTTTCTGTAGCCTTAAGGTTCCAGGTCAGGCTATTGCTAATTCTGTCCACAGGAATCATTGGTAAATAGGATTTGTTAACGATGTCTTTTGCTTTTACCAATGAACCTTTTAGTTGCCAGTTAAAACTATTATTTATGCTGTAAATACTTTGTAAATCAGCACCAAAGAAAGTAGCATTAGTTTGCTTGTAGTAAAATATCGGAAAAGCTCCCCTTTGCGATTCTGAGAAAGTTCCATTAGGCTGCAGGAAAATATAATCGGCAATATAGTTGGCATAAAGACTTAATTCTGTCTTCCATCTTCTTCCATCATATGAAAGTGTATTGATCCATTTATATCCCTTCTCACTGTTCAGGTTCTTGTCTCCAATCTCTACAGATGCCGTTCCGTGATGCAGACCTCTGCTATATAGCTCATTGACAGATGGTGGCCGCCAGGCCAGGCTTAAATCGGATCTAAAATCCAAATGAGGTTTCACATGGAACAAGCTTCCTAAAGAAAAACTGACATTGTGGAATTTATGCTTTCCACCGTACCAGACTTTTGCGGAATCGTATCCCGCGGCATCAATAGCTTTGTAGTCGTACCGTAAGCCTCCTTCCAGAACTACGTGTTTCAGACCTACTTTTTTAATAATAAATAAAGCGGGGTTAAAGCTATCGTAATTCGGGATTAATGGTGTAACCTGTGTGCCTGGAACATTATTGTTTACGATAATTGCCGTATTAATCCCATATTTTATATAGGAGTTATTCGACTGATTTTTCTCGTAAATAAGTTCCAGATTTTGAGCTGTAAGATTAAGGTCCAGAGCGGGAACATCATCTTTGCCCCCTCTGCGTAAATCGTACTCCTGCCTGAAATCTTTTTGAAAACTATAGCCTAATTTAAGAGTACCGTTGTTCGCCAGATATTTCTTTCCTTCTAATTTTAACAAGTGGTGGTTCACCTCTTGTCTGGGAACACCTATCAGGTAAGAGAAACTCCCCTTAGAGAAAGGTCGTCCGTTGGCAATAGCATCTTTCAGATCATTTACACTACCAATGTGCGCACCTTCGAAAATCCCGAGAGTAGTGTTGAATGTAGAAAGCATAAGCTCTGTTTCAAAAGATTTTCGCTTATAACCCAATGTCAGAGAACCATTAATTTCATTGGAACCCGTATTATTTAAATAATAACCGGGCGCAGATGAATTGCCGGCTTTTTTTAATGTTCCCTGTAAGCGCCAGGCTAAAGTTTCGTCTTTCATTGCTCCTTCTATTTTGCCGGAAACTATACCCATTCTCGAGTTTGAAGCTCCAACCAGATTGATTTCGGAAGAGAAAGGGGAATGATAGTTTAGAGCGGCTGGGTTGAGTAAGATAATGCCGCCCAAAGCATCTGCTCCGTATTCTACGCCCGCAGCTCCCTTTATTACCGAGATATCTTTGGCAATAAATGGGTCAACTTCCGGAGCGTGTTCGCTTCCCCATTGCTGTCCTTCTAAACGCACTCCTGAGTTATAAATTAATATCCT
This genomic interval from Pseudopedobacter saltans DSM 12145 contains the following:
- a CDS encoding glycoside hydrolase family 16 protein, which encodes MKPQKNIKAPKISLLTLFVCVLSLSGKTNAEDNKQVKNKDWQFETQPFWSDEFDYSGKPDERKWGYDLGSGNNGWGNQELQHYTQDIKNVRVENGVLKISALKEDIEGKKYSSARLVSKGKGDFLYGRFEFRAKLPEGRGTWPALWMLPTDWVYGGWPKSGEIDIMEHVGYDKNNVHVTVHTEAHNGMKGTQKGKAKIIDGATADFHLYRVDWTPYAIKGYIDDEKVFEYINEGKGFESWPFDKRFHILMNVAIGGSWGGQKGVDDTVFPAVMEIDYVRVYRMIEQKK
- a CDS encoding TonB-dependent receptor; amino-acid sequence: MIRIKKYCIILCAFVLLALSGKAQSCDIVFYGTVKDAKDQSVLAGANISISSIQKNSLSDADGHFHFNKLCKGKYNVEVSFLGYKKKVFLIEINKSTEMNIYLSLDNTTLSEIQVIGKQATAEPVYTAQKLDDRVLDLSRGQSLGESLKNIAGVNSIQTGPTISKPVIHGMHSDRILIYNSGVRLEGQQWGSEHAPEVDPFIAKDISVIKGAAGVEYGADALGGIILLNPAALNYHSPFSSEINLVGASNSRMGIVSGKIEGAMKDETLAWRLQGTLKKAGNSSAPGYYLNNTGSNEINGSLTLGYKRKSFETELMLSTFNTTLGIFEGAHIGSVNDLKDAIANGRPFSKGSFSYLIGVPRQEVNHHLLKLEGKKYLANNGTLKLGYSFQKDFRQEYDLRRGGKDDVPALDLNLTAQNLELIYEKNQSNNSYIKYGINTAIIVNNNVPGTQVTPLIPNYDSFNPALFIIKKVGLKHVVLEGGLRYDYKAIDAAGYDSAKVWYGGKHKFHNVSFSLGSLFHVKPHLDFRSDLSLAWRPPSVNELYSRGLHHGTASVEIGDKNLNSEKGYKWINTLSYDGRRWKTELSLYANYIADYIFLQPNGTFSESQRGAFPIFYYKQTNATFFGADLQSIYSINNSFNWQLKGSLVKAKDIVNKSYLPMIPVDRISNSLTWNLKATEKKWSLPFLSVEHIYSAKQTRYSDQNDFAPAPAAYNLFNITGGIGYKIGENRLDINTSIFNVFNTSYKDYLNRFRYYTYDTGRNWVVRLSYKF
- the carB gene encoding carbamoyl-phosphate synthase large subunit, whose amino-acid sequence is MPKDTSIKSVLIIGSGPIIIGQACEFDYSGSQAALSLKEEGIEVSIINSNPATIMTDNVIADHVYLLPLTVDSIEQILQERKIDAVLPTMGGQTALNLAKEADERGIWTKYGVRIIGVDIAAIEKTENREEFRQLMVDIGVGVAPSKIANSFLEGKEAAQEIGFPLVIRPSYTLGGSGGGFVHSKEDFDAALTRGLTASPTHEVLVEQAVLGWKEFELELLRDSNDNVIIICSIENFDPMGIHTGDSITVAPAMTLSDRTYQEMRNQAIKMMRAIGNFAGGCNVQFSVNPANDDIIAIEINPRVSRSSALASKATGYPIAKIAAKLAIGYNLDELQNQITKTTSAYFEPTLDYVIVKIPRWNFDKFPGANKELGLQMKAVGEVMGIGRSFNEALQKACQSLEIGRAGLGADGKQDRSVEEIMYKLEHPSWDRLFAVKDALRIGVPIESVRKATRIDKWFLHEIQDLVNLENELKRYTLNNIPKDMLLTLKQKGFSDVQIAWLLGVTEDEVYDKRKELGIKRVYKIVDTCAAEFPAQTPYYYSTYEGENESVPSDKKKIIVLGSGPNRIGQGIEFDYSCVHGLLAAKEEGFESIMVNCNPETVSTDFNMADKLYFEPIFWEHVREIIELEKPEGVIVQLGGQTALKMAEKLHERGIKIIGTSFDNMDIAEDRGRFSDLLRDLNIPYPRYGVAESAEEALKVANEVGYPVLVRPSYVLGGQGMSIVINDEDLEKAVVKLLGDLPGNRVLIDHFLDRAEEAESDSIFDGEDIHIIGLMEHIEPAGIHSGDSSAVLPPYTLSANVISKMEEYTEKLARALDIRGLMNIQFAIKNEDVYVIEANPRASRTVPFIAKAYDVPYVNIAAKVMLGTKKLKDFTIERKLEGYAIKQPVFSYDKFPEVAKQLGPEMKSTGEAILFIKSLEDPYFVKLNKEKSMYLSK